Proteins encoded by one window of Bacteroidales bacterium:
- a CDS encoding tetratricopeptide repeat protein has protein sequence MNKKNILFIFLIFALKIGFSQQNNIDSLKNLLNQASINEKIITLIELSGEYWNINIDTSTLYAEEALSLAKESGNKELLSKAYKNIANIYTGIAWKNYSSGFYRKSDENFNKALSIHKQLNDTLWIAKTYYALALCNKYWGQYRKAVKYAQFGYDNYEKINSKDGIADIYLVLGYIYVAWNNHKQSKYYFDKAIKLLSELDKDKSLGFAFLGKGNVFFAFSETDSAFIYYNKALKIFEKTGQTYGIALCLRDIGKYYLHKGNFKESKLVFNKSLKLLEQIKSKRGISELLILKGKYFFKKGDYINAVKFFNSGQELAISMELHENIIKNYKYISEAYELLNDKNNALKYYKRYSFLKDSVFSAEKFEQITEMQTKYETEKKEQENIILRKEIEIKEVKEQKHKIFLKFLYILSSALFLLIVLLFIMFRMKANSLKKTRIIYKKEKQLAELAIKNKENENKALIAEKKREEAENLMLQEELKAEQEINLLEKEKHEADILHKNQELTTLTVQFINKNETLGKIKRILVTESIKTAPNYKTCNNKLVSIINSNIDNDIDWKNFKISFNEVHAGFIERLLDKHPELTLNEQKLCAYLRINLTSNEIAQIMNISTGSIGKNRQRLRKKLEINQQLELKEYIQAI, from the coding sequence ATATACTTTTTATTTTTTTGATATTTGCATTAAAAATTGGGTTTTCACAACAAAATAATATTGATTCATTAAAAAATCTTCTAAATCAGGCAAGTATAAATGAAAAGATTATCACTTTAATTGAACTTTCCGGTGAATACTGGAATATAAACATTGATACATCAACTCTGTATGCCGAAGAAGCCCTTTCATTGGCAAAAGAATCTGGCAATAAAGAATTATTGTCAAAAGCATACAAAAATATTGCTAATATTTATACAGGAATTGCATGGAAAAATTATTCATCAGGATTTTACCGCAAATCAGACGAAAACTTTAATAAGGCTTTATCAATACACAAACAATTAAACGATACCCTTTGGATTGCAAAAACATACTATGCTCTTGCACTATGTAATAAATACTGGGGACAATACAGAAAAGCAGTTAAATATGCTCAGTTTGGATATGATAATTATGAAAAAATCAATTCAAAAGATGGAATAGCAGATATTTATCTTGTTTTAGGATATATTTATGTTGCATGGAACAATCATAAGCAATCTAAATATTATTTCGATAAAGCCATTAAATTATTAAGTGAATTAGATAAGGATAAAAGTTTAGGATTTGCTTTTCTGGGAAAAGGTAATGTATTCTTCGCTTTTTCTGAAACCGATTCTGCATTTATATATTATAATAAGGCTCTCAAAATATTCGAAAAAACAGGACAAACTTATGGAATAGCTTTATGTTTAAGAGACATTGGAAAGTATTACCTTCATAAAGGGAATTTTAAAGAATCAAAATTAGTATTTAACAAGTCATTAAAACTTTTAGAACAGATAAAAAGTAAAAGAGGTATTTCTGAACTTCTTATTTTAAAAGGGAAATATTTCTTTAAAAAAGGAGATTATATAAATGCTGTTAAATTCTTTAATTCAGGACAAGAGTTAGCTATTTCAATGGAACTACATGAAAATATTATAAAAAATTATAAATATATTTCAGAAGCTTATGAACTTTTAAACGATAAAAACAATGCTCTGAAATATTACAAACGCTATTCTTTTTTAAAAGATTCTGTTTTCTCTGCAGAAAAATTTGAGCAAATTACCGAAATGCAAACAAAATACGAAACAGAAAAAAAAGAACAGGAAAATATAATACTTCGAAAAGAAATTGAAATAAAGGAAGTTAAGGAACAAAAGCATAAGATTTTCCTAAAATTTTTGTATATATTATCATCTGCTTTATTCCTGCTTATTGTTCTGTTATTTATTATGTTTAGAATGAAAGCTAATTCTTTGAAAAAAACCAGAATAATATATAAAAAAGAAAAACAACTTGCTGAACTTGCTATCAAAAACAAAGAAAACGAAAATAAAGCTCTTATTGCTGAAAAAAAACGTGAAGAAGCCGAAAATTTAATGCTACAAGAAGAATTGAAAGCCGAACAGGAAATAAACCTTCTTGAAAAAGAAAAGCATGAAGCTGATATTCTGCATAAAAATCAGGAATTAACCACATTAACAGTACAATTTATTAATAAGAATGAAACTCTTGGTAAAATAAAGAGAATACTTGTTACTGAAAGTATTAAGACTGCACCCAATTATAAAACATGTAATAATAAATTAGTTTCTATTATTAACAGTAACATAGATAATGATATAGACTGGAAAAATTTTAAGATAAGTTTTAATGAAGTACATGCAGGTTTTATAGAACGGTTACTTGACAAACATCCCGAATTAACTTTAAATGAACAGAAACTGTGTGCATACTTAAGAATTAATCTTACATCAAACGAAATAGCACAAATTATGAATATTTCTACAGGTTCTATCGGGAAAAACAGGCAGCGTTTAAGAAAAAAACTTGAAATTAATCAACAATTAGAGTTAAAAGAATATATTCAGGCAATATAA